In Methanosarcina barkeri MS, a single window of DNA contains:
- the hemC gene encoding hydroxymethylbilane synthase, with protein sequence MIIGTRGSQLALAQAETVARLLKVQGVETSLKIIKTSGDRFTDRPLHAVSSGVGAFVRELDEVMLEGKIDIAVHSMKDMPTIRPPTLPTVAVLKRDTPFDLLLTYDGTPLDELPEQSIIGTSSLRRAAQIKRYRPDLVTQDLRGNIDTRLRKLKEGKYDGILLAKAGLERMGWELEGEILSPDFFCPSPNQGTIAVVTRAGTEAEAAVSILDHTDSRIATEIERILISELGGGCTTPIGSYAEIMPDRKELHVRAEVLSLDGEETIGINEFIPMAGGIEKARELGSSLVHMGGKKLADEALLQLSGDSCDSDDLHE encoded by the coding sequence ATGATTATAGGTACGCGGGGCAGCCAGCTTGCACTTGCCCAGGCCGAGACTGTTGCACGCCTTTTGAAAGTACAAGGCGTTGAAACCAGCTTGAAAATTATAAAAACCAGCGGAGACCGGTTTACTGACCGGCCTCTACACGCAGTATCAAGTGGAGTTGGAGCTTTTGTCAGGGAACTGGACGAAGTTATGCTTGAAGGAAAAATAGATATCGCTGTCCATTCCATGAAGGATATGCCAACGATTCGTCCACCGACACTTCCAACCGTAGCCGTTCTGAAGCGGGACACCCCATTTGATCTACTGCTGACTTATGATGGGACCCCTCTGGACGAGCTGCCCGAACAGTCCATTATAGGTACCAGTTCACTTCGGAGAGCAGCCCAGATCAAACGCTACAGGCCTGACCTTGTTACACAGGATTTAAGGGGCAATATTGATACAAGGCTCAGGAAGCTGAAAGAAGGGAAATATGACGGCATCCTGCTCGCTAAAGCGGGGCTTGAACGCATGGGCTGGGAACTTGAAGGAGAAATTCTTTCTCCTGATTTCTTCTGCCCCTCTCCCAATCAGGGTACTATTGCAGTTGTCACAAGAGCAGGCACTGAGGCTGAAGCTGCGGTTTCCATACTTGACCATACTGACAGCAGGATTGCCACCGAAATTGAGCGCATCCTAATTTCCGAACTTGGGGGAGGCTGCACTACTCCTATAGGTTCTTATGCCGAAATTATGCCTGACCGAAAAGAACTCCATGTGCGAGCTGAGGTCCTTTCCCTTGACGGTGAGGAAACTATCGGTATAAATGAATTTATCCCGATGGCAGGAGGCATTGAAAAAGCCAGGGAACTCGGGAGCAGTCTTGTACATATGGGCGGAAAGAAACTTGCTGATGAGGCGCTCCTGCAGCTTTCCGGAGATTCATGCGACTCAGATGATTTACACGAATAA